DNA from Thermomicrobiales bacterium:
CCTGGGAGTACGCCGGGCCGACCTCGCGACATCGCGTTGCGCCGTCGCGGTTGAGCCAGGAGGTGCAGACCTACCTGGGCTTCGCGCACCAGACGGTCAGCCTGATCGTACCGTCGGCGTGGCGGGTCGAGCAGGTGATTGCCGGATTCCAGGACCCACCACTTGGGCTCTATCGCACGCCGGAGGAGATCAACGAGCCGGGCGTGATGGTGTATCGCGACTACATGCGTGAGCTGGCGATGCAGGCGCACGGCGAGGTGTTCCGGCTGCAGAGCTCGGGCTGGACGCTGGCGGCGGTCTCGCCTGAGATGGAGGGCGAGATCAATGTTGGGCAGCGCTATGTGTTCACACGAGATGTGGATGCGGGGTAGCTGTCCGCTTTACGAGAACGATGAACGTCCCTCCCGTGCTTGATGGGGTCGAGTCGGGGGAGATCGTTCATCGCTTCTGGGCTGA
Protein-coding regions in this window:
- a CDS encoding redoxin domain-containing protein produces the protein MRQHYWELRGLGIDLIAAANDTPETNRDLRERYDLPFTVLSDENGDVAETYGVLHENEPRDRRIARVSMFLIEPASEGAKIAWEYAGPTSRHRVAPSRLSQEVQTYLGFAHQTVSLIVPSAWRVEQVIAGFQDPPLGLYRTPEEINEPGVMVYRDYMRELAMQAHGEVFRLQSSGWTLAAVSPEMEGEINVGQRYVFTRDVDAG